The Pseudomonas pergaminensis nucleotide sequence TCGCTCCCTGGGTCAAATACCTGGTCGGCGCAATCTTATGGATGCTAGTGGCTGCTTACCTGAGCCTTGCAGGACGGACCCACCATGCGCCTCAGTGATGCCAGCGTGGTCATCCGCCCACGTACTGCCTGGGAAGCCATGGATCTTGGCGTGTTGATGGCCCGGCAAAACCGCGTGCTGTTGATGAGCAGTTGGGCGCTGGTGACCCTGCCAGTGTTCGCGTTGCTCACTGCACTGCTGTGGAAGTCTCCGTCCACGGCGATGTTTCTGTTCTGGTGGCTCAAGCCCGCGTTTGACCGCTTGCCGCTATACATCTTGTCCAAAGCCTTGTTTGGCGAAACACCCAGCATCAAACAGGCCGTGCGCCAATGGCCGCGTCTGCTCAAGGGCCAGCTGGTGGCCAGCCTGACGTGGCGGCGGCTCAGCCTGAGCCGCAGCTTTGTGATGCCGGTGAGCCAGCTCGAAGGCCTGGATGGCCCGGCACGCCAGAAACGTCTGGGCGTGTTGCAGCAACGCAATGCCGGCGCCGCGCGTTGGTTGACTACCGTCGGTGTGCACCTGGAGATCGGGCTGTGGTTCGGTTGCATGGCGCTGTTCTATCTATTTATTCCGCAGAACGTCGAGATGGATTGGGACTGGCAACGCCTGGTACTGGCAACCAGCTCGGAAGGCTTGTGGCTGGAACACCTGGGCAACGCGTTCTATGCCTTGATCCTGGTGTTTTGGGAGCCTATCTATGTCGCCTGCGGATTCAGCCTCTACCTTAATCGCCGAACCGTGCTGGAGGCCTGGGACCTGGAATTGGTCTTTCGCCGCCTTCGTGAGCGCCTGAGCGGTGTGGCGCCGATGTTATTACTGGTGATCGGACTGACATTGCTGCCGTTCAGCCCACCCGTCATGGCTGATGCGTCCGCGCCCCCAAAGCCCCTGAGCACCCAGGGCGCGAATCAGTCGATTAAATCACTGCTGGAAAAACCACCTTTCAAAAACCCGGAGACCGTTACCCGCTATCGCTTCGGCGAAGAAAAGCCTGCCGTCAAAGACAAGGCCCACGGCGACGCCAAGCTTCCCGCCTGGCTGAAAGCGCTGCTGGATAACCTCAACAGCAATACCTTCAAGCACATCGCACAAGGGGTTGAGGTGCTGTTGTGGGGCCTTCTGATCGGTGGCCTGATCATGCTTGCGTGGCGATATCGCGAATGGCTGCGCACCTTCGTCAGTCGGCGCGAGCCTCGCAAAACCCAAGCCATCAAACCCGTGCCCACGCAACTATTCGGCCTTGAACTGGGCACTGATACCCTGCCCGACGATGTTGCCAGCGCCGCCGAGCACCTGTGGGCAACGCAGCCCCGGGAAGCACTCGGCCTGTTGTATCGAGGGCTGCTCAGCCGACTGCTGCATGACTTCAACCTACCGCTGAAAAATGCTGACACTGAAGGCCAGGTCCTGGCACGGGTTCACCAGTTGCAGCAACCACAACTGCTGGCTTTCAGTGATGAATTGACCCGGCACTGGCAAAACCTCGCCTACGGTCACCGCCTTCCTCCCCTCTCTGCTCAGCAAAAACTGTGCAGTGATTGGCGCACCCTGTTCCGCTCGGGGAGCAATCAATGAACCGGCTATTGCTGTGGGTGGGGCTTCTACTGGCGTGCTTGCTTGGAGCGGGCGGTTACTACGCGTGGAGCAAGGCGATTCCCTACGATGAAGTGGTGGATCGCGGCCCCTCACCGGAAGCCTTGGCCAACCCCTACCTGGCGGCCGAACACTTCCTGCGCGAACAAGGCCTGACAGTTGAACACGCCAATAGCCTGGAGCGGCTGACCACCTTGCCGTCCAAGGGCAACAGCCTGTTGCTGCTCGGTGAGCGCAGTAATATGACGCCACGCCAAGTCGAGCAACTGCTGGCCTGGGCCAAGTCCGGTGGCCATCTGTTGCTGGTGGCCGAGGCGCTTTGGGATGAGGAAACTGGCAAAAGCGGTGACCTGTTGCTCGACCGTCTGCATATCCATCAAACCTTGAGTGACGAACCTGAAGAGCCTGCCGCTTCCGCTAAACCGCCGCGCAAAAAGACAGCTCCGGACCTGACCAAACTCTACGTCGACAATGAAACCCCATCGGCGTATTTCAGTTTCGACACAGACTTCAACCTTACCGACCCCAAGCACCTGGCACAGTTTTCGGCCAATAGCGCACGGTCGAGCCACCTGATGCAACTCGACCTCGGGGAAGGCAGCGTCACGGTGATCACAGACAGTGACCTGTGGAAAACCCCCAACATAGGCCAGCACGATAATGCCTGGCTGCTGTGGTACCTGAACCAGGGCACCGCCGTGACGATGCTGTTCAACAGCGACGTCGATGACCTGTTTACCTTGCTACTGCGCTACTTCCCCCAGGCATTGGTGGCACTCATTGCCCTTGTCGCCCTGGCATTCTGGCGGGCGGGTATGCGTCAAGGCCCCATCCAACCGCCCGCGCCCAACGCCCGCCGCCAATTGCAGGAACACCTGAAAGCCAGTGCCGACTTCCTGCTGCGCCGCAGCGGCCAGGGCACCCTGCTGCAAGCCCTGCAGCGCGATATCTTGCGTACGGCCCGGCGGCGTCACACCGGCTTCGAACACCTCGACAACGCAGAACAACGGCGGGTGCTTGAACGCCTGACGCGCCAGCCCCCTCACATCATCAACCAGGCCCTTGGCCCACTCCCGGCAAAACGGCTTTCCAGCGCCGATTTCAGCCGTCAGGTGGCGTGCCTGCAAACTCTCAGGAATGCCTTATGAGTGATTTCCCAAGCGCCACTGCCTTGACCAGCGAATCCCTGCAACACGCCAGTGGGCAAGCCCAGGCCCTGCGCACTGAACTGCGCAAAGCGGTAATTGGCCAGGACGCCGTGATCGACGACGTCCTGACCGCCTTGATCGCCGGTGGCCATGTGCTGCTTGAAGGTGTGCCGGGGCTGGGCAAAACCCTGTTGGTACGTGCCTTGGCGCGCTGCTTCGAGGGTGACTTCGCACGGATCCAGTTCACTCCGGACCTGATGCCCAGCGATGTCACCGGTCACGCCGTGTATGACCTGCATACCGAACAGTTCAAGCTGCGCAAGGGGCCGGTGTTCACCCACTTGTTGTTGGCCGACGAAATCAACCGCGCTCCAGCCAAGACCCAGGCAGCCTTGCTTGAGGCCATGCAGGAACGGCAAGTGACCCTCGAAGGCGAGGCGCTGCCCATCGGCCAGCCGTTCATGGTGCTGGCGACCCAGAACCCCATCGAACAGGAAGGTACCTACCCCCTGCCGGAGGCGGAACTGGATCGCTTCATGCTCAAAGTGCGCATGGATTACCCCGATGCGCAGCAGGAACTGGACATGGTGCGCGAAGTCACGCGCTCGTCGCGGGCCGACATGCTGGATGTACACCCATTGCGTACGGTGCTGCAGGCCGGGGATGTGCTGCAACTGCAGCAGGTTGCCAGTGATCTGGCCCTGGACGAACAAGTACTCGACTATGCCGTGCGCCTGGCACGCGCCACCCGCAGCTGGCCAGGGCTGGCCATTGGCGCCGGGCCGCGGGCCTCGATTGACCTGGTACGTGGCGCCCGCGCCCGCGCCTTGTTGCGTGGTGGTGAATTCGTCACTCCGGACGATATCAAGGGGTGCGCCCTGGCAGTACTGCGCCATCGGGTGCGTATCGCGCCAGAGTTGGATATAGACGGACTGGAGGTTGACCAAGTGCTCAAGCAACTGCTTGATCAGATTCCGGCTCCCCGGCAATGACTCGCCCATGAAACCGAACCGTCTGCTGTTGAACTGGCTTGGCGTATTGCTGGGACTGGGCATCCTACTGGGCGCGGCATCCGCGCTGCAGCTCAAAGTGCCCGACACCTTGCACTCGGTGGCGTGGGGCTTGCTACTGGCGCTGTTGTTGTTGGCGATGCTGGATGCGATGCGCCTGCGACGCCGCCCATCACCCCGTGTGCAGCGGCAAATGCCCGGAAGCCTGGCGCTGGGCCGCTGGGGCGAAGTACGCCTGGCCTTGGAGCATGACTTCCTGCAGCCACTGACTGTGCGGGTATTCGATCATGTCCCCGACGGGTTGACCGTAGAAGGCATGCCCCAAGCCATTGAGCTGCGCCCCGGTGAGCGCAGTGACCTGGGGTATCGCCTGCGTCCCCTGCGACGCGGGCACTTCAGCTTCAACCGCTGCGAAATCCACTTGCCCAGCCCAATGGGGCTGTGGTCAGCTCGCCGTTCTATCGAGGTGAGCGACACCACCCGCGTCTACCCGGATTTCGCCCGGCTGTACGGTGCACAACTACTGGGCGTGGACAACTGGCTGAGCCAACTGGGTGTACGTCAACGTCAACGGCGTGGGTTGGGGCTGGAGTTTCATCAGCTACGCGAATTTCGCGACGGCGACAGCCTGCGCCAGATCGACTGGAAAGCCACCGCCCGACAACGCACGCCCATCGCCCGTGAATACCAGGATGAGCGCGACCAACAGATCGTTTTCATGCTTGATTGCGGCCGGCGTATGCGCAGCCAGGATGACGAACTGTCTCACTTCGACCACGCCCTCAATGCGTGCCTGTTGCTCAGCTACGTTGCCTTGCGCCAGGGAGATGCAGTGGGGCTGTGCACCTTTGCCAGCGACCAACCACGCTACCTGGCGCCGGTCAAAGGCAGTAGCCAATTGAATGTGCTGCTCAACGCGGTATACGACCTGGATACCACCCGAAAGGCTGCTGATTACCAGGCGGCGGCCAGCCAGTTGCTGGTTCGGCAAAAGCGCCGCGCATTGGTGATCGTGGTCAGTAACCTTCGGGATGAGGACGACGAAGAACTGCTGACCGCCGTCAAGCGTATCAGCCGCCAGCATAGGGTACTGGTGGCCAGCTTGCGCGAGGAAGTACTCGATCAATTGCGCCAGGCCCCCGTGCAAACCCTGCCCGAAGCATTGGCGTACAGCGGCACCATCGACTACTTGAATACCCGTGACGAACTGCATGAGCGCCTCAGCGCCCAAGGCCTGTCGGTCGTGGACACCTTGCCATCTGAACTGGGACCAGCCCTTGTGACACGCTACCTGGGCTGGAAGAAAGCCGGCATGCTTTGAAAAACGGCGCACGATTACGGCCTGGGCAGCAACTCCCTGGGTCGGGTCGACAGCGCGCCGTGCCTAGGCCGAAGCCTGCAAAGGATCAAAACTGAAGTAATGCAACAGTACGTCGATGAGTTGCCCATAGGCCTCAGGCGCCTGGAGCACACTGAACCCGGAGTCGTAGTGCTGCGGGTTGACATCCTCATGACTCCACAGGCAGATCGCCGTAAGGTCAATGGGATTAAAGGTGCCGTCAGCGGCGGGGATCTTCAGACGCAGCTCGAAGTCCACGTCGACCATCATGGGCAATTGGCTGATCAACATCAGCCCATCTCTCGAGACATTGCCCAAATAGCCGATGGGTCTATCGGTGAGCCGGTTAAATACTTGCAGAAAACAAGGTAGCTGATGCCGCTCGATCCGTCGGTCGGTAAACATGGTGTGATCGCCATCCAGTGGCCATGAATAAGGCCGTGTCAGTGATGCGGAACCAGCAGAAAACGCTCGTTCCCCCTGGATCTCGGTGCGACAACAGGCAACAGTCTGCCGCCAGACAGCCGCCGAGTCCGGGACCCACATCCGTTTGCATTGAAACTTGTACAAACGGACATTCAAAGGATAGCCCAAGACTGGCAACGGGCCAGTTATGAAATGACGAAGATCATCACAAAGACGCTGGACGCGGCTGAGCGACACTTGCACCGGGGTAATGCCCAAGTTGTTGCAAGGTGTCGAGCCGTGCGCGAGCACGGTAGGCGTACTCGCTCGACGGGTATTGATTGATGATGAATTGATAGGTCTGCACGGCGTCGACGAACAGCTTTTGCCGCTCCAGGCATTGCCCGCGCAACATCGACACCTCTGGTTGCACATAACGTCGGGTGCGGCTTTCACGGTCGACCTGGGATAACTCCAGCGTGACACGCTCACAGTCACCGACCTTGTAGGCGCGGTAGGCGTTGTTCAAATGGTGGTCCATCGACCAACGGGTGCAGCCGACAACACTGACGGCCAGGGCAGCAATGAGCAAAATTCGCATGAGGGTTCTCCTGTCTTGTGCAGTGTATCGACCCCTCGCCAAAAATCTTCAAGGATGTTCGTATTCAGCCGCAACGAAAACAAGTCAATCATCGATAAGTAGTGCAAACGAACAATGACTACAACGAAAGAGCATAGTAGCCTTCCTCAGCGCTTGAACTCAGGAGTCTGTGCATGTCCGTCCGTCGTACCAAAATCGTCGCCACCCTTGGCCCGGCCAGCAACTCGCCGGAAGTCCTCGAACAGCTGATTCTGGCTGGTTTGGACGTTGCCCGTCTGAACTTCTCCCACGGCACCCCGGACGAGCACAAGGCTCGCGCCAAGTTGGTGCGTGACCTGGCCGCCAAGCACGGCCGCTTCGTGGCACTGCTGGGTGACCTGCAAGGCCCGAAAATCCGTATCGCCAAATTCACCAACAAGCGGATCGAGCTGAAGATTGGTGACACCTTCACCTTCTCCACCAGCCACCCGCTGACCGAAGGCAACCAGCAAGTCGTGGGTATCGACTACCCGGACCTGGTCAAGGACTGCGGCGTCGGTGACGAGCTTCTGCTGGACGATGGCCGCGTAGTAATGCGCGTCGAAACCGCGACCCCTACCGAACTGCACTGCGTCGTGCTGATCGGCGGCCCGCTGTCCGACCACAAAGGCATCAACCGCCGTGGTGGTGGCCTGACGGCTCCAGCCCTGACAGAAAAAGACAAGGCCGACATCAAGCTCGCCGCCGAAATGGAAGTGGACTACCTCGCCGTGTCCTTCCCACGTGACGCCGCCGACATGGAATACGCCCGTAAGCTGCGCGACGAGGCTGGCGGTACCGCCTGGCTGGTGGCGAAGATCGAACGTGCCGAAGCCGTGGCCGACGACGAAACCCTCGACGGCCTGATCAAGGCTTCCGATGCGGTGATGGTTGCCCGTGGCGACCTCGGCGTAGAAATCGGTGACGCCGAGCTGATCGGTATCCAGAAGAAGATCATCCTGCACGCACGCCGCCACAACAAAGCGGTGATCGTGGCGACCCAGATGATGGAGTCGATGATCCAGAACCCTATGCCGACCCGTGCCGAAGTGTCCGACGTGGCCAACGCCGTGCTCGACTACACCGACGCCGTGATGCTCTCGGCCGAAAGCGCCGCCGGCCCGTACCCGCTGGAAGCCGTGCAAGCCATGGCGCGTATCTGCCTCGGCGCTGAAAAGCACCCGACCAGCAAGACCTCCAGCCACCGCATCGGCAAAGAGTTCGAAAGCTGCGACCAGAGCATCGCGCTGGCCGCCATGTACACCGCGAACCACTTCCCTGGTGTGAAGGCGATCATCGCCTTGACCGAAAGTGGCTACACGCCGTTGATCATGTCGCGCATCCGTTCCTCGGTGCCGATCTACGCGTTCACCCCGCACCGTGAAGCCCAGGCGCGCACCGCGCTGTTCCGTGGCGTGTACACCGTTCCGTTCGATCCGGCTTCGCTGGCACCGAACGAAGTCAGCCAGAAGGCGATCGACGAGCTGGTCAAGCGTGGCGTCGTAGAGAAAGGCGACTGGGTCATCCTGACCAAGGGCGACAGCTACCACACCACCGGTGGCACCAATGGCATGAAGATCCTGCACGTGGGCGACCCGCAGGTCTGAGTGACACGCTGAAAAACAAAAGCCCCGCCATGTGAATGGCGGGGCTTTTTTGCATTTCAAGAGTTCGTGTCGAACTCGGTCAAGTGTGGGAGCGGGCTTGCTCGCGAATGCGGTGTGGCAGTCGACGGGTACATTCGCTGATCCATCGCATTCGCGAGCAAGCCCGCTCCCACATGTAGATCAGCGCCGGGTGATGAACCCCGACAACGCCGCAATCGCCTCTGGCGACCTCAACCGCTGGGTAAACAACGCCCCCTCCTCCTCAATCACCTGCCGCAGTTGCTCACGATCCACGCTCTTCATGAGCTGCTTGGTCACCTGCACCGCCCCCGGCGCCAGGCTTTCAAAGCGCTCGGCCATCTCCCGCGCCTTGGCCAACGCCGCCTCGCCGCTACCCAGCGCCTCCGTGGCAATCCCCCAGGCTGCCGCCTGTTCGCCGGTAAAGCCCTCGCCCAGCAACAATAATTCCGCAGCCTTTGCGTGCCCCAACAACCTCGGCAGAATCAGGCTCGACCCAAACTCCGGGCACAGCCCCAGGTTGACAAACGGCATGCGCAACCGCGCATCGCGGCTGATGTACACCAGGTCGCAATGCAGCAACAGGGTTGTACCAATGCCCACCGCTGCGCCCGCCACCGCAGCAATCACCGGCTTGCGGCAGTTGAGCAGGCTTTTCATGAAGTAAAACGGGGGGCTGTCGAGATCGCTGGGCGGTTGTTCGAGAAAATCGCCGATGTCGTTGCCGGCGGTAAAACAGTCACTGCTGCCCTGGATCAGTACGCAGCGCAGGTCTGCGTCCGCGTCGGCCTGCTCCAGTGCCTCGGCCAGTTGCGTGTACATGGCTCGAGTGAGCGCGTTCTTCTTGTCGGGGCGATTGAGCTGCAGGGTCAGCAGCCCGCCTTCGCGCAGCTGTTGGATGGCGTCGGTCATGGCGAATCTCGCGGCTGGAAAGTTCAGCGCTCAACCACGGGGCAGGAACACATCCGCCAGCAGTTGATTACGCGGCAGCCCCGCCAGGAACAAACGCTTGGAAAACGCCTCGACACTGACAGGGTGCCCGCAGAGTAAAGCCAGAGTTTGCCGCGAAACAAGCCGCAGTTGCGCCAATGCCTGGGTCGCCTGCGCCGCCGTCCACAGCTCCACCGTCAGGTTGGAATGCTGTGCAGCCAGTGCCGCCAAGGGTTCGGCCAGGTAATGGCTCTCGGCATCATGGGCCAGGTGAATCACGCGGATGTCGCCCTGATGATCCTGGCGCAAGGCCTCACACAACACGCCCCAAAGAGGGCCAAGGCCGGTGCCGGACGCCAGCAGCCACAGCGGTCGGCTTTGCCAGTCGGGATCGTATTGCAGCGCACCGCCGCGCAGTTCGCCCAGCCGCAAACGGTCGCCCAGCTGCAACTGGCGGGCAAGATCACTGAATTCGCCAGG carries:
- a CDS encoding AAA family ATPase, translating into MSDFPSATALTSESLQHASGQAQALRTELRKAVIGQDAVIDDVLTALIAGGHVLLEGVPGLGKTLLVRALARCFEGDFARIQFTPDLMPSDVTGHAVYDLHTEQFKLRKGPVFTHLLLADEINRAPAKTQAALLEAMQERQVTLEGEALPIGQPFMVLATQNPIEQEGTYPLPEAELDRFMLKVRMDYPDAQQELDMVREVTRSSRADMLDVHPLRTVLQAGDVLQLQQVASDLALDEQVLDYAVRLARATRSWPGLAIGAGPRASIDLVRGARARALLRGGEFVTPDDIKGCALAVLRHRVRIAPELDIDGLEVDQVLKQLLDQIPAPRQ
- the pyk gene encoding pyruvate kinase — protein: MSVRRTKIVATLGPASNSPEVLEQLILAGLDVARLNFSHGTPDEHKARAKLVRDLAAKHGRFVALLGDLQGPKIRIAKFTNKRIELKIGDTFTFSTSHPLTEGNQQVVGIDYPDLVKDCGVGDELLLDDGRVVMRVETATPTELHCVVLIGGPLSDHKGINRRGGGLTAPALTEKDKADIKLAAEMEVDYLAVSFPRDAADMEYARKLRDEAGGTAWLVAKIERAEAVADDETLDGLIKASDAVMVARGDLGVEIGDAELIGIQKKIILHARRHNKAVIVATQMMESMIQNPMPTRAEVSDVANAVLDYTDAVMLSAESAAGPYPLEAVQAMARICLGAEKHPTSKTSSHRIGKEFESCDQSIALAAMYTANHFPGVKAIIALTESGYTPLIMSRIRSSVPIYAFTPHREAQARTALFRGVYTVPFDPASLAPNEVSQKAIDELVKRGVVEKGDWVILTKGDSYHTTGGTNGMKILHVGDPQV
- a CDS encoding DUF58 domain-containing protein, translating into MKPNRLLLNWLGVLLGLGILLGAASALQLKVPDTLHSVAWGLLLALLLLAMLDAMRLRRRPSPRVQRQMPGSLALGRWGEVRLALEHDFLQPLTVRVFDHVPDGLTVEGMPQAIELRPGERSDLGYRLRPLRRGHFSFNRCEIHLPSPMGLWSARRSIEVSDTTRVYPDFARLYGAQLLGVDNWLSQLGVRQRQRRGLGLEFHQLREFRDGDSLRQIDWKATARQRTPIAREYQDERDQQIVFMLDCGRRMRSQDDELSHFDHALNACLLLSYVALRQGDAVGLCTFASDQPRYLAPVKGSSQLNVLLNAVYDLDTTRKAADYQAAASQLLVRQKRRALVIVVSNLRDEDDEELLTAVKRISRQHRVLVASLREEVLDQLRQAPVQTLPEALAYSGTIDYLNTRDELHERLSAQGLSVVDTLPSELGPALVTRYLGWKKAGML
- a CDS encoding iron-sulfur-binding ferredoxin reductase produces the protein MPELYVGERHWSVPAGSNLLDALNQAGVAVPYSCRAGSCHACLVRCAGEVEDTQPDALSPAQRQEGWRLACQCQVSDDLRVETFDPTRDGLPAQVVGIDWLSPSVLRLRLQTERGLRYRAGQHLVLWAGQVARPYSLASLPQDDPFLEFHLDCRLPGEFSDLARQLQLGDRLRLGELRGGALQYDPDWQSRPLWLLASGTGLGPLWGVLCEALRQDHQGDIRVIHLAHDAESHYLAEPLAALAAQHSNLTVELWTAAQATQALAQLRLVSRQTLALLCGHPVSVEAFSKRLFLAGLPRNQLLADVFLPRG
- a CDS encoding enoyl-CoA hydratase-related protein; its protein translation is MTDAIQQLREGGLLTLQLNRPDKKNALTRAMYTQLAEALEQADADADLRCVLIQGSSDCFTAGNDIGDFLEQPPSDLDSPPFYFMKSLLNCRKPVIAAVAGAAVGIGTTLLLHCDLVYISRDARLRMPFVNLGLCPEFGSSLILPRLLGHAKAAELLLLGEGFTGEQAAAWGIATEALGSGEAALAKAREMAERFESLAPGAVQVTKQLMKSVDREQLRQVIEEEGALFTQRLRSPEAIAALSGFITRR
- a CDS encoding DUF4350 domain-containing protein, whose product is MNRLLLWVGLLLACLLGAGGYYAWSKAIPYDEVVDRGPSPEALANPYLAAEHFLREQGLTVEHANSLERLTTLPSKGNSLLLLGERSNMTPRQVEQLLAWAKSGGHLLLVAEALWDEETGKSGDLLLDRLHIHQTLSDEPEEPAASAKPPRKKTAPDLTKLYVDNETPSAYFSFDTDFNLTDPKHLAQFSANSARSSHLMQLDLGEGSVTVITDSDLWKTPNIGQHDNAWLLWYLNQGTAVTMLFNSDVDDLFTLLLRYFPQALVALIALVALAFWRAGMRQGPIQPPAPNARRQLQEHLKASADFLLRRSGQGTLLQALQRDILRTARRRHTGFEHLDNAEQRRVLERLTRQPPHIINQALGPLPAKRLSSADFSRQVACLQTLRNAL
- a CDS encoding tol-pal system YbgF family protein, with protein sequence MRILLIAALAVSVVGCTRWSMDHHLNNAYRAYKVGDCERVTLELSQVDRESRTRRYVQPEVSMLRGQCLERQKLFVDAVQTYQFIINQYPSSEYAYRARARLDTLQQLGHYPGASVAQPRPASL
- a CDS encoding PilZ domain-containing protein codes for the protein MFTDRRIERHQLPCFLQVFNRLTDRPIGYLGNVSRDGLMLISQLPMMVDVDFELRLKIPAADGTFNPIDLTAICLWSHEDVNPQHYDSGFSVLQAPEAYGQLIDVLLHYFSFDPLQASA
- a CDS encoding DUF4129 domain-containing protein, whose protein sequence is MRLSDASVVIRPRTAWEAMDLGVLMARQNRVLLMSSWALVTLPVFALLTALLWKSPSTAMFLFWWLKPAFDRLPLYILSKALFGETPSIKQAVRQWPRLLKGQLVASLTWRRLSLSRSFVMPVSQLEGLDGPARQKRLGVLQQRNAGAARWLTTVGVHLEIGLWFGCMALFYLFIPQNVEMDWDWQRLVLATSSEGLWLEHLGNAFYALILVFWEPIYVACGFSLYLNRRTVLEAWDLELVFRRLRERLSGVAPMLLLVIGLTLLPFSPPVMADASAPPKPLSTQGANQSIKSLLEKPPFKNPETVTRYRFGEEKPAVKDKAHGDAKLPAWLKALLDNLNSNTFKHIAQGVEVLLWGLLIGGLIMLAWRYREWLRTFVSRREPRKTQAIKPVPTQLFGLELGTDTLPDDVASAAEHLWATQPREALGLLYRGLLSRLLHDFNLPLKNADTEGQVLARVHQLQQPQLLAFSDELTRHWQNLAYGHRLPPLSAQQKLCSDWRTLFRSGSNQ